The Hymenobacter sp. 5317J-9 genome has a window encoding:
- a CDS encoding 2,3,4,5-tetrahydropyridine-2,6-dicarboxylate N-succinyltransferase yields MSDLQSLIEAAWADRALLQTPETKAAIEHVIEELDKGRLRVAEPPQDRANEWQVNDWVKKAVILYFPIRQMSTQEVGPFEYHDKMLLKTDYAGQQVRVVPPAVARYGAYLAPGVILMPSYTNIGAYVGEGTMVDTWATVGSCAQIGKGVHLSGGVGIGGVLEPVQAAPVIIEDGAFIGSRSILVEGCRIGAEAVIGAGVTITGSTKIIDVTGAEPKEYKGYVPPRSVVIPGSIAKQFPAGEYQVPCALIIGQRKPSTDLKTSLNDALRDFGVSV; encoded by the coding sequence ATGTCCGACCTCCAATCACTCATCGAAGCCGCCTGGGCCGACCGCGCCCTGCTCCAAACCCCCGAAACCAAAGCCGCCATCGAGCACGTCATCGAAGAGCTCGACAAGGGCCGCCTGCGCGTGGCCGAACCTCCGCAAGACCGCGCCAACGAGTGGCAAGTGAACGACTGGGTGAAGAAAGCCGTCATCCTCTACTTCCCCATCCGCCAGATGAGCACCCAGGAAGTGGGGCCCTTTGAATACCACGACAAGATGCTGCTCAAAACCGACTACGCCGGCCAGCAGGTGCGCGTGGTGCCGCCCGCCGTGGCCCGCTACGGCGCCTACCTGGCCCCCGGCGTCATCCTCATGCCCAGCTACACCAACATCGGCGCCTACGTGGGCGAGGGCACCATGGTCGACACCTGGGCCACCGTGGGCAGCTGCGCCCAAATTGGCAAAGGCGTGCACCTGAGCGGCGGCGTGGGCATCGGCGGCGTGCTCGAGCCCGTGCAGGCGGCCCCCGTCATCATCGAAGACGGCGCCTTCATCGGCTCGCGTAGCATCCTGGTCGAAGGCTGCCGCATCGGCGCTGAGGCCGTGATTGGCGCGGGCGTCACCATCACCGGCAGCACCAAAATCATCGACGTGACCGGTGCCGAGCCCAAGGAATACAAAGGCTACGTGCCGCCGCGCTCGGTCGTCATTCCCGGCTCCATCGCCAAGCAGTTTCCGGCCGGCGAATACCAGGTGCCCTGCGCCCTCATCATCGGCCAGCGCAAGCCCAGCACGGACTTGAAAACCTCGCTGAATGATGCGCTGCGAGATTTCGGCGTGAGCGTGTAG
- a CDS encoding S8 family peptidase, whose translation MADQDFPEDPTLASSFDPHNLDKSVIALPLLLKLAADDNARTWYRELRALVGEEPDKWEAFLKKAVRFNEVFDTVDERDLHFSFPWRFLPKSVYAFWISLNRQARHDWLLWFRALLNSPTKTWESETFAVIIDLNLQHPEGRKGARDWVVKALNDLVPNLGTEADENAKNQYVQQYLFVRLKGDDIRRLVRQDAHNAALLAVPAGVSARAIYRIWPDFPINALVNKSISTVKADAAQVSYAASGQGIVWAVLDSGINEHEHFTKHENLKLLAPLEHRDFTNSPTSTGPLSDGLGHGTHVAGIIAGEMSAPTADPPEYLRAFSRERDGMGDVDYVQQKIPHISGIAPKCKLMSLKVMDDKGQGEASNLIAAIALIQELNGHGRNLLIQGVNMSVGYPFEPEWFACGQSPLCVEVNRLVRSGVVVVVAAGNTGYGVAQSKFNGQISAGMSLTINDPGNADLAITVGATHRDMPHVYGVSYFSSKGPTGDGRLKPDLVAPGEKIISCAAGTKKQEMESKVKQDCHYLEQSGTSMAAPHVSGAVAAFLSIRREFIGYPEKVKGLFLESATDLKRERYFQGAGLVDLMRAIQSV comes from the coding sequence ATGGCCGACCAAGACTTTCCCGAAGACCCCACGCTAGCATCGTCCTTCGACCCGCACAATCTAGATAAATCAGTCATTGCCCTGCCGCTGCTGCTCAAGCTCGCCGCCGACGACAACGCCAGGACTTGGTACCGCGAATTACGCGCCCTCGTGGGCGAGGAGCCAGATAAGTGGGAGGCCTTCCTAAAAAAAGCAGTACGCTTTAATGAGGTGTTCGACACGGTTGATGAAAGAGACCTTCACTTTTCATTTCCGTGGCGATTTCTGCCAAAAAGTGTTTATGCCTTTTGGATTTCTCTCAACAGGCAGGCGCGGCACGATTGGCTGCTCTGGTTCAGGGCCCTGCTGAATTCGCCCACAAAAACGTGGGAGAGCGAGACGTTTGCCGTCATCATCGACTTAAACCTGCAACACCCCGAAGGCCGCAAAGGCGCCCGGGACTGGGTGGTGAAGGCTCTCAATGACTTGGTGCCAAACCTGGGCACAGAGGCCGATGAAAACGCGAAAAACCAATACGTGCAGCAGTATCTGTTTGTGCGCTTGAAAGGCGATGACATCCGCCGCCTGGTGCGCCAGGATGCGCACAATGCGGCCCTCCTGGCGGTGCCGGCCGGCGTGAGCGCGCGCGCCATCTACCGCATCTGGCCCGATTTCCCCATCAACGCGCTGGTGAATAAGTCCATCTCGACGGTGAAGGCCGACGCCGCCCAGGTGTCGTACGCCGCCTCGGGGCAGGGCATTGTGTGGGCCGTGCTCGATTCCGGCATCAACGAGCACGAGCATTTCACGAAGCACGAAAACCTGAAGCTGCTGGCCCCGCTCGAACACCGCGACTTCACCAACTCGCCCACCAGTACCGGCCCGCTCTCCGACGGCCTCGGGCACGGCACGCACGTGGCAGGCATCATTGCCGGCGAAATGAGCGCGCCCACCGCCGACCCGCCCGAGTACCTGCGGGCGTTTTCGCGCGAGCGTGACGGCATGGGCGACGTCGACTACGTGCAGCAGAAAATACCCCACATCAGCGGCATTGCGCCCAAGTGCAAGCTCATGAGCCTGAAGGTGATGGACGACAAGGGCCAGGGCGAAGCCAGCAACCTCATCGCCGCCATTGCCCTGATTCAGGAGCTGAACGGCCACGGCCGCAACCTGCTCATTCAGGGCGTCAACATGAGCGTGGGCTACCCGTTTGAGCCCGAGTGGTTTGCCTGCGGCCAAAGCCCGCTGTGCGTGGAGGTGAACCGCCTGGTGCGCTCGGGCGTGGTGGTGGTGGTGGCCGCCGGCAACACCGGCTACGGCGTGGCCCAAAGCAAATTCAACGGCCAGATATCAGCCGGCATGTCGCTCACCATCAACGACCCGGGCAATGCCGACCTGGCCATCACGGTGGGGGCCACGCACCGCGACATGCCCCACGTTTACGGCGTGTCCTACTTCTCCTCGAAAGGCCCCACCGGCGACGGCCGCCTCAAGCCCGACCTTGTGGCACCCGGCGAAAAAATCATCTCCTGCGCGGCGGGTACCAAAAAGCAGGAAATGGAGAGCAAAGTCAAGCAGGATTGCCATTACCTCGAGCAAAGCGGCACCAGCATGGCGGCCCCGCACGTGTCGGGAGCGGTGGCGGCTTTCCTCTCCATCCGCCGCGAATTCATTGGCTATCCCGAAAAAGTAAAGGGCTTATTCCTGGAGTCGGCCACCGACCTCAAGCGCGAGCGGTATTTCCAGGGCGCCGGCCTCGTCGACCTCATGCGGGCCATCCAGTCCGTGTAA